The Amblyomma americanum isolate KBUSLIRL-KWMA chromosome 2, ASM5285725v1, whole genome shotgun sequence genome contains the following window.
tcactacggcgtctctcatagtctgagtcgttttgggacgttaaacccccataaaccaaaccaaaccaattggCGAAATCGCAATTATGCCGCATATATCTATTCCAAGATGCGTGGAAAGAATGGGATGAAGTATTGCCTTCCGTAAACTTTTGTCTGCTGTTGTACAAATGACATCCGAGATTCGCGCATGGGAAGAGAAGACTACTGgcgcaaagaaagaaaaacaagctgtAAACCGGGGGAGGTTAGCAGAGCTGTGGGGAAGAGAGAACACTCGCAAAGTGATGGCAGCGGCAGATTGGCATAGCTGTCACATCTTTTGAACGAACTCCGTCGCCCTCCTTGATAAACCTCTTATCGTCATCGTCCTGTTGTCCCTGCAGCGGAACCCAGCGTCAGCAATGCCGTGTGTAACGTTTACGGCGTGGCAACACTTAGCTCCCACCAGTCCTAAATGAAGTTTGAGCATTCGGTTAATGATTACTCCATAATTGCGCGTGACAATTCAGCTCACTTTTTCCCGCTCTCTTGTTTTAGTAGACAAGTTTAGTAGAGAAATAACCAATAAATTTGTCTTGTGCAACTGATTGTTCCAGTTCAGATGGAGGGACCTGAAAGTCATTAGGAGCAAACATACGTTCGAACTCCCATATTGGTAACGACACGGAACTGCTCGTTTGTGACACCCGAATTGTCTTGCTTTCTTCGCCTTTGGCGCACGTCGAGGAACAGTTGttctcatttcattttatttccttaaggACCCGATGACGTGTGTTACGTAAGGGGTGGGAACAAACATTGGGATGAGCAAGTGTAATACAACGAAAGGGGATTTGCAACATTTTCGGCGTAAGCGGATGAGGACGCGGTGGCAGCGATGTCATTGGataggtcgttccagtctgcagcagcacggtaaaaaaaaattctggtggtttagctctgattaacccTGGTCCAACGCGagaagctgcatctccctggcgaGTGACTGACGGTTTCTATAGATATCCATACTGACACGCACGCAGTAGtaggcctttttttttacttgttaaacatcttgctttcttcgaaacgacataaaCTTCGCGACCATGGCTTCGCGGCATGCGACTACGGCAGGATGTTCCTCTTCCTCCATCGCCTCAGGTGTCTGACAGTGAGCGCGCCCACACGCGCTTACAGTATACCCCTCGACTTCTTGCTCCTCTTTTATATGAGGTCAGCTGCAGCAACGACACCAGCGGCTATTGCGCCAACTATCTCGACTATGACCGTTAACCTTGACTGTTGGCCTTGACCTTAAGAACCACCttggtgtcgaacctgactaccaccagttctgctcatggtttgacctctagctacattcaaagtCAACCTTGCTGCCTCGCTGATgactcgaaaagctggcgtagtgaagctttgcgCTTCGAAAAATGAAGCGGCAAAGGTAACAGTGCGGTATGGACAATGTAGGGTGCGCAGCCAAGCAAACTATGGAAAAACCTGCGAAATAAGCAAAGGCTGGCAGTACGGCGACGGAGTGAAAGGTCTAATAGACCGTATTCTGCTTTCAGTGATGACACGCTGACGCCGTATGAATATGAAGAGTGAATCAGTCTGGATGCTCTGTTTTGTAGTGATTCAAGTGCATTTATGATGTAGGCGTGATGCTggttccaaatgggcgatgcataTTCTAACTTTGATCTTACAAAAAGATTTATAAGCTAATAGTTTTACGTTTTGAGGGGCATGGCGGAGATGGCGGCATGAAAATCTAAGCGTTTTATTAGCAGATGCAATGATATTAGTAATGTGCGTGGTCCAGGACAAGTCACTACACAGGGTGACAGCTGAATACTTATACGACAACACGCACTGCAAAGGGACATTACGTATTGCGTAGAGAAAATCAAGTGGGTTACGGCGGCGGTAAAAGGACAGGCGTGTACTTTTATGAGGGTTAAGCTGCATTAACCAGTCTTCACACCATTCCTGAATGCGGTTGAGGTCGTCTCATTTATACCGCGCGCTCGTTTGAACACATTTAGAAAGCTCACGACAACAGTTCATACAACACTGGTCAccctattaatgcgaaagcattactaggctatgctGACGGGATCGTGTCCACAAAacatgtcatcaaaacgtgtCCTTAGCAGTTGTAACTCAGAAGAGATAGTGCCAAACGAATGGTTTCGATCGATAGAGGACAAAGTGAGGTTGATGTCGCAGAAAGAATTTTCAAAATCGGATTAGTAGTTAGTTAATTAGGGCCAAACATGTCCAAAAAGTTGGCGGggccggagcaaaagtggcgccaaatctGAAACCGCCGGAAGTGGGCGGAgtcaaagcgtggcgccaaatttgagaAACCGGAAGTGTGGCTGAAGCCAAGCGTGGCGCCAAACTTGAAAACGAAGCGTTGTGCCAAGTTTAAagactcaaaatgggcaattgtGACAACTGGGAAATTGGATGAATTGACATCAATTCTTTCAatcaaagagaggcgacgagcgAAGCAAAGAGAGGTGAATAgggccgaggaggcgtcaatggtttcgcattcctccaatgcgggtcaccgcagtgatctcgaacgttttttttttttctgcaggcgaTACGGCGAGCGTAATCATGAGGGTTAACTCTGCGTACTTCATCATCGTCTCCGGGGCGGTCATCTTCTTTTACACCGCACTTGGCGGCTTCTACTCGGTCACGTACACGGACGCCCTCCAGGTGGTCACTACCGCTGTGTTGCTGGTGAGAGCTCGACGGCGCAACCGCAGGACTTCACGACAAACGGGCATGGTTTAATCGATGTCTTCGTAATCTGTCGTCGTAATCGTTGACGAAGTGCAAAAAATAGACCTCCTTTCACATTAGTTTCCACGGTTGACTACTTTTTATTCGTGTAATTGCACTATATCTGCTAAACAGTCGAAAGCTCGTCATAACGAAAtcgtttataacgaaataatggatataacgaaggggTGACGATTGTCCTTGCAAGCTCGGTCAACATGGGCTATAActaagctacggctataacgaagtaatcgccggaccTCTTCAACTTCATTATAACCAAgttgaactgtttttttttctgcctgtctTACTCTTGCATGAACAGTAGCGTTCGCCAGTGGCTGTCAGATACATCACGGAATGCCAACCAGGAAAACTGCGTGTGCAGTGGTATACGGTATCGGCTCTACAAGACTGTATTTAAAGTTGGGGAACTACAGACAGGTGGTGACTGACCAGGCTGAACTCGCAACAGATTTTTGAAGGCTGATAGACGTTCCAGAGTAAATATAAGCGCTTGTACGCTGCATACTGCCGCGTTTTCTGTGTCTAATGGGGCCATCCGTGGTGTGCAGTGGTTGTGCGTTCCTTCGTGCGTGTCCAACAAGGCGGTCGGCACAGTTCCGCCGCCCCACAACGACTGGATCGGCACCGTCGCCAGCGAAGACGTCAGCCAACTCGTGGACTTCTTCCTCATGACTGCGCTCGGCGGAATCCCGTGGCAGGTATGCAACACTGTGCAGCGAGTGTTAAAATTACGCAGTCCAGTCCCTGTAAAAAGGGagactcattggcatccacccaagcgcagccttacggctacaaaggaaagctgtgtgcagctttctcggaaacttcgtagttcaagaaaaattcgtcctggtccgggatttgaacccgggaccaccgcttcacggCCTGAGCAGTGCTCTAAcaattgagctaaccgggactgCGACTgcttggtagagcgactgctccggtgaagcggtggtcccgggttcaaatcccggaccgggacgaatttttcttgaactacgaagtttctgagaaagctgtatagctttcctttgtaaccgtacggctgcgcttgtgtggatgccaatgagtaattactcccttattacaaattttctCCAcctttgggggattcccctaaacatctgaccagtCCCAGTAGCCCTCCTGAGTTGGCTGTCACTCAGGAGGGAGCAGATAGGAACGCAGTCGTTCTCGCCATATAAGTTGGTGTAATCAGCTTTCAAGGAAAACCGTTAGCCATTTTATACGTGCTGTATGTACTGCAGGATGTCTTAAATTCGAGTTCCACGCGTCAGGCGAACCGAATATACAGCCTTCGCCACAAATATACAGCAGACGTGGTGTGCTTCTAAACCATGAAGTATGGCTCTCTTACACACTAGGAACTAAATTTcggagaagagaggacaaaacttAATCTCACAGTCGAGAAATGGCCTTTAAAAAAACGAGGTGGGCTGGAAATTTTTGATAAAGGCTGTAGGTGCGAAATATATAGGTGTAGAATGTCTTCCCACGATGAAACCCTGCGTGTATTTCTGGGGATTCAAAGGCTCATTGACTTAGTCACTACTAGTTAATCGGATTAGTTGTTTTAATGCGATGGAATTTAGGTTGTTGTCCCGCAAAAAATTCCTGCTTTCCTGTCACGAAATTCTGACTGGTCtagaggtcacgtgacttagtgacgtcatcacaacttgctcACCGGACTGTGAGGAAATTGACGGTTTGTGAGTGCAgactgggtctcacaagccccactggtggtgTGTTTGGGACAGTCACCTGCCGGGGCTGTGGCGCATCTCTGAACCATTGTATCACTGCTCCAGTAGTGGTATTAGGACTTCCCACGATCTATAAATGCGattgagagggtcgtgacgtcatgagCACCATGTGACCACCAGTGGCATCGTCAGTTTTTTAAATATGAGAACACCGAGTTTCGAAGTTGGCCCACATCTCTAAATCCCACAGTACACTCAAAAATTAGGCAGTAGGCTTATCCCGTAAATGGATTAATGTGTATCAGTGGGGATTAGTGGTCAATAAGATGAATTATCGGTCTGATTAGCATTAATTTCTATGCTAATCCAATGGAAGATAATCGAACATCCTAGTAGGTGATGGCTCATGCATATCACGTAAGGGCAATGAAGCCGGCTCCAACCGGAGTTTTGGGGGGAAATCGCATGAGCATTAGACACTCATCGTAGACACCACAGCAGGCAACGTGAATGCATCGTATTGTTTTCTTTAAAAATGAGGttcagaagcccccccccccccctccccaagttATTTTGTAAACCCTTTGCCGACGTGACCTGGGTCAGCCTGTCTTAATGCATTGTGGACTGGAGGTGTTGTGTTGTGTCGGGTTTTATGACACATAgacaactgaggccatcatgcgccaaactcatgAAGGGCTATAAGATTGTTTATGCTTTTTCACCCACAGAGTGCACCGGTCATTCCTTCGCCTCTGTGTAGTTTTGACAGAGTATGCGTACCTGCTCTACCTGGATATCATTCTCCATCATGCGTAATATTTTGCGTGAGTCCAGATTGATAACTTTAATAGCATTTTAATCGACAAGCAGGTGCAGAGTGGGACACCTCTGGCGACatatatagtatggtggagctgccataaaaagaatgtaaaccaataagctcctgcctacCTCTGgcgacaggaagaaagaaaaaagtgacagtattttgttttgtagcgacagctacattacggtagcatttcgagccttcagcgtggcggcgccgccacgctgtcacgtggtggtggtgcggagcagctgccggtggcgcggcgccatggctgatcacgtggttcgtcacgtggttgggcgcgtgacaaagttccactcggccagctgcagctatcgcgtcactccaggtttaaccagagctaaaccacagccaattttttttttttcaaaacagatCAGGACACTGGTGGCGGCCGTACAGACATGACTGTTTCTTTTAAGCGTGCACCGTGCTCTACTCAAAGTAAACACTAAGACGCAGCGTTTACCGCGCGATGTGCATCGCAGGTCTACTTCCAGCGAGTCCTTGGCTGCCAGTCCGCGGTGGAGGCCAAGATCCTCTCCTTCATGGCTGCCGTGGGCTGCATATTCCTCGCCGTGCCACCGGTCATCATCGGCATCGCCGCCAAAAATACCAGTGCGGTTCCTCCTTCCTCTACCGGCTTAAATGATTTGCTTGTTTCTCAAGTCTGGTGGCATCGCTTCACGACTGAATTTCATTGAAACAGACGCTGTGTGTGCAACTTTAGTCGGAGAGCATTTCCAGGATCGCGTTTAAGTCAGCGCAGTCGGGCGCGGCGTTCAAGTCAACAGCGCTCATCGAACGAAACGAAATCACTTGTATGATATACTGGAAACGTATTtcgacccgccgcagtggctcaatggttagtgCGCTCTACTAccgatccggaattcccgggttcgaacccgaccgcggcggctgcgttattatggaggcaaaacgctaaggcggccgtgtgctgtgtgatgtcagtgcacgttaaagatccccaggtggtcgaaattattccggaccctccactacggcacctatctcttcctttcttctttcactcactcctctaacccttcccttacggcgcggttcaggtgtccgatatatgagacagatatactgcgccatttcttttccccaaaaaccaattattattattaaccgatGGGCCCTCTTAGAACCTTTAGCTCTAAGGGAAACAAACAGTTTTCTACTGCAAGAACAAGAAACTGTAGTTGCTATCTCGAGGAGAATCGTTCTACACAGGCGTTTTTACAGCGTCGGGCTTTTAGAGCGTATTGCGTGCCTCCATCGTTTGAGTCCATCGTATACGCGTTTTGCGCAGACTTCACGGCCGTGGGCTACCACGGTTCGTTCCAGCTGAGCGACGAGGACGGCTCGAAGGTTCTGCCCGTCACGATCTCCTTCCTCACCTCTGGCCTCACTTCCATCTTCGGCCTGATCAGCATCGCGGCCGCCGTCATGTCGTCCGCAGATTCCTCCATGCTCAGCGCCGCCACCATGGTCACCAGGAACGTCTACCACTGCCTGATCCGGCCCTACGTACGTGGCACGCCACGCGGCATCCTCTGATGATGCTTATCCGGTTGTGTTGCATCTGCTGTGTATAATTTAGGAGCATTAATTGGACTGGTTGCCGTTGTACTTTGTAAGAGCACGAGCAAGCGCACACGCATAAGGAGAAAAAAGGACACCAGGAGCGCTATGGTCTTTGCTTTGTCTTCTTCTTGTGTTTGCTGATACTCTCCAAAAAAATAATTTGCAAGTCGTTATAACTTCCTTAGTTTCTCACTTGAACCACTTATAACCAACGTGACGGTCGCCAGGATTGTGTTGATTGCATCTGAGAGCCAGAAGCACTAAATCCGGCGAAACTGGCATCCATTTCTTAAAAGAAATTGCTATGCGCGTCGGCTTCTTCTAAGGAGGGCATATCCGCTTTCCAAGCTCTGCAGAGCCGCCAGCGTGAGCATCTGCATATTGATCCTCGCAGCTTCGCTGTCTCAGGAATGCCGCGTTTCTGAAAGCGCAGGCCACGGAAATGGAGGTGGTGATCGCTCTGCGCACCATGGTTTGCACCCTGGGCGCCTTCGCCACCTACATGGCGCTCTCGGTGAGGTCCGTGTTCGAACTGTGGACCCTGTGCTCGGACATCGCCTACGTGCTTCTCTTCCCGCAGCTGCTCTGCGTGTTCTACTTCAAGGAGACCAACGCGTACGGCTCGGTCTTGGGTGAGCTTTGGTTCGACCTCCTCTTTTTAAGGCATTTcctggctcatgagtggcgccACCGGAAGCTGTGGAAGTTGTGGACAGAGCGTGTGCGCAAGAACTGAACAAAGGGGCTTTACAGATTTTCGTGGTCGAATCCACGTGCGGACCTACCTACGAACGTGTtctaagtatatatatatatatatatatatatatatatatatatatatatatatatatatatatatatatatatatatatatatatatatatatatatatatatagaattcACATTAATGATGAACTCAGATTAGGTCTTCAAAATGTTCACGGCTTGGAGCGCCAAGGCAACTAGACATCTTGTGGAGTACTTCAAGCGCTAACAAACGAcacagagaggggggggggacacaGTATTCCACAATGAACGTTTACCAACTACCTCAATTGTCTGTCCTGTTGCAGCTAGACATCTAGTTGGCGACGGTGGCCACGTAACCAAGGTGGCGAGAGGGCGATTAAGGAGAAGTGATTAGGTATATAGGAATTAAGGATTGAGGAGGTGGGGGATTGTTTAAGTGCCTCGGCGCTTCAGCTCTCTTCAGGTCGCTGTATATGCAGCCCTGTAGCTTTTCCCGCGTCTGTGTGTAGCGTTCACCATGAGCGCCCTGTTCCGGTGCCTGTGCGGCGAGCCCACGCTGAACGTACCGGTGTTCGTCAAGCTACCCCTGTACGACCCGGAAGCTGGCCAGCGGTTCCCCTTCCGCTTCCTGTGCATGGCGCTCGGGCTGTGCACGCTCATCCTGGGCTCGTCCCTCGCCACCACGCTCTTCCGCCGGGGGTGGCTGCCGGAGCGCTTCGACGTCTTCAGGGTCTACTTCGTGCCACCGGAACTGGCGCTGCTGATGCGCAAGCAGTCGACCGTCTCCATCGAAGGCTTCCCCCTGCCCGGCGCAGATGTGGACTCGCCCGAAGCTCAGCCCGCAGCCTTGGAGCCCCAACAGCAGCCTGCGGTCGCCGACCAGGTGGGGAAGAAAGCTCAGCCTTCAGCCTCGGAGTCCGATCAGCAGCAGCCTTCGGTAGCCGACGAGGGAGGGAAGAGACCTCCTGGCACAAGGGACCGGAGGCCGTCGGCGGCTTCGAGGACGGGCGACGTGTCCGAGAGGCGGGGGTCGTCCCGCAGGTCGTCCCAGGCTGCGCCGCCGGCCGGAAAGGTGGCCACTGAGGCCGGCACCGAGTCGAGGATGTCGCGCAGGGGCTCCGCGTATTCCGGCTCCAGGGGCAGCGCTTCACAGAAAGCTCAGCGCAGGAAGTCGGTCCAGTCAGGCGCCAGCAAATCGTCCGAGTGACGACTTCGGGGGGTAGAACTCTGGGGCCGAAGAGCGTGGCCCTCGTTCGCAGCCAATGCGCATCAGCAATGGACTAATAGTTCCGACTCCTGATTCGCGTAGCTTTGTGGGTTTTTTTTTGCgtatatatttttatttcttctgaATCAATGCGATCTTTCATCCCTTCCACAGCACACGTAgcttttatttaaaacaatggaCCCTTCAAGTatgttttattttcttatttcgTATACCTGCAAGTGTTTGAGAGACAGTCACGCGCTTTTTGCGAAGAGTTCGCTGGATCGGGCTTGGATAGCGGCTGATATTTTTATGTGTTCGTATTCTGTGTGCGTAGAACTGTGAACCGAGGCGTTCAAGGCTTTGTCGGACAAAAAAGCTGCTTGCCTTGTGAAATAGCCCTGCGACGCGTGCTATGACATGACTTATGCGTCAAAATATGCGTGCCTGTTTGAAATTTTTTGAAACTCGAAGCGTCTCATCGCTGCTGCACAGTGTCGCACCTTGCTGGTAATGCTTATTAAACGGAGCGGGCCACTTCGCCCTGTATCCAACTGCGTGCGCCTGGGAAACGTTAGTTCACGGTCGGTACGTCAGTTTGTGAGAGGGTCACTGACGTTGAGATTTCTCAAAATGCTTTCGGTAAGCATTGCAACGCGTCAGATGTTTCGCCAATAAATTAGTATTATCCCCCTCTATTCTAAAGGTAAGGAATTCACCCCACATCTACCTACGTCCTTGCGACATGGCAGCGCTCCATAGCAGACTGATAAAAGATTGCATCTAGCTAAGTTTAGAGAGAACACCATTCCAAGCTTGTGCTGGACGTACAAAGGTTGCACTATACCTCTCCTTTGTCCTGCACAATCCTGAAATGTTTTGTCTCAGGCCAGCAGTACAATAGGCAGGACCGCATTCCTACTGAGGTGTCTGGCAGTAGTAAAGATGTTAAGAGACATAGCAGACAGGAGTATAtaatatggtggagctgccataaaaaatgtaaaccaataagctcaaGCAGACAGGAGCAGGCTGATGCACGTCCACCCCCCAAAGGGGACCAATCCATGAACCGGCAGCAACATCACCCCGCCATAGAGGGCGTCACACTGGCCGCCGGTCCCGTTGGTCACAGGCCGACGGCCAAATGTCGCGTCCACCCCAATGGCAGCCCAACAAAGGGGCAACGACAGCATCCCTGAAAACCCAACCAGCACTAGGTGCCCGGGATCAATCCAGTTGAAGCCGAAAGGCAGGGGAATCATCCTCCGCGGCATGCAGGCCCTTTGTCCTTTGTCCAGAACAGACATTGCACAAGATCCGTCCTTTAAGCTCTGTGTCGAGGCCGGTGATAGAAGATCGCCAACCATTATAGTCTTGTTATTAGGCTGAGCTGAGATTGCCCCGCCAGGTTTTCCCAACAACAATTATCATCAGTTAAACTACGTCATCTGTCGTGCGGCTCATGCTAACCCTGTCCTGGACTAACTTCCACCGACCAATTCCCGAAAACTCGCTATAGCTGCATCTGCACACCTGACCGCCGTCGATCCCTGCTACGCTCTACCTCCCCTTGGAATCAACTTCATTACCCCGAGCGACAGCCCCTCCGCATCACACGTCCTGGCCAGTAAATAATGTACTCTCTAAAAAccatcgccccgccgcggtggctcagtggttagggcgctcgactactgatccggagttcctgggtccgaacccgaccgcggcggctgcgtttttatggaggaaaaacgctaaggcgcccgtgtgctgtgcgatgtcagtgcacgttaaagatccccaggtggtcgaaattatgccggagccctccactacggcacctattcttcctttcttctttcactccctcctttatcctttcccttacggcgcggttcaggtgtccaaagatatatgagacagatactgcgccatttcctttcccccaaacaccaattattattattattattattattattattattattattattattattattattattattattattattattattattattattattattattattattattattattattattaaaaccccTCAATAAGTTCGTAGGCAGTCTTACTTGCCGTCCATGCCTATGGCATACTCTTTACTGAATTCTAGCCAATGTGCTTCCGGGGTGATTTCCTTTCGGGCGTATCCCACACATCCAGCGCTCCGCCATCACCATACTTCTCGAAGGCAGTGCGTATAAGGTTCCCAGATGCACGCCTTCGCCGTTGACGCGAATAGGCACTGGCATAAATTCAGCCCTGTAGTGCCATCGTCGCCATCGTCGtgattatcatcatcatcctcattatTCAGGTCCTCCTCGCCACGTGCGGGCGCCGGTAGATGAAGAAGGACAAGAAGACATGATCGCGTCGAGGAGGGACGCCATTTACCTCATCGGGGTCCACATGGTGTGTTCGGCCAGCGCTTGTCCACTGCGGCTCAGTATTGCTTACTTCTTTTTGGTTGGCCCTCACTGGGCAGCTTATAGAGCGAGGTAGCTAAAGCGTTAAAATACTGGCCTTTTTGACTGCCTTCGCAGGTACCCAACCTCATCGGCATCGTGCGCTTTTCGTACGGCTTCCATCGAACGGGGGCACGTGAGTGTGTGTGGTCCGCCTCGCCGCGGACCATTGGTGGTGTTTTCGGGTGGTTGCGGGCCGCTTGCTTTTTATCCAAGGAAAATTGTTTCGTTCATGATACTCCTGTCGCGTTGATGTGCGTAAATTGGCGTCGAGCCGGAGGGAGACGCATAGGCATCACCGAACGTCGTCGTCTCTTGTTGCACAGCCGTCGACGGGGCCTTGTTCGACACCACGCTCGCCGTCGAATGCATGCTGAACATCGTCAGCGACGCACTGGTCATCCTACTTCTTTGGCAGGCGGTGAGCACCACTGTCGACATTCCCGCCAGCCGCGATATACAGCGCCCAGAGAACGCTGCGCCGTGTCGAGCTGAGGAAAACGGAATTACGGACAGTAGCTTCTACGTTCCAAGAAAGATTATCGCGTACCTGTGGCTGCACTCGCGAGATATCACCAATTTTCTATCTAGGGCGTCTGCGGATAAATGGCGAATCACTCGAAGGCTCCAAAAAACATTTGCATGCGTGAAAGCGCGTCCACTGCGTTCGGAAGCGCGAAAACTGAGAGTGTAGCCTGCTCAGCAGCACAGCGATTCTTTAAAAACTTGAGCGCGAAGATCCAGCGTCGCCATCTAAGGAAAGGAATAAGAGTGGACCGCGGCCTAAAGTGTATAGTTAGTGGCTGTGTAAGGAGTGGAAGATGCGATATACTGGTGTTTCTCTGCTTTCATGCTAGGCCTCTCTACAGCATTGTCAGGCGAACAACGAACGCGGCAGTTCGCAACTACCAGAGCTGCTATGCGTTCATGTGCATTCTCCGGTTATTTATATTGTCCTCCTCGTGTAATACTCTCTAGGCCTCTAAGGGTACAATAAATtataagatgatgatgatggttataaTGATATCCGTGTGGTTTTCCACGCATATACTATCAATTAGAACTGTGGTCGTTAAATGCTGTGGTTCTGTACTCAGGGTGTTTTATTAGCACCAGCATCCAATTTTCATCTTTTTTCTACGCAAATACGGTAGCGAGTGCTCTCAACCCCAAATCATCGTACTTATACTGCTTGCCTTGCGCCGTTT
Protein-coding sequences here:
- the LOC144118463 gene encoding high-affinity choline transporter 1-like, encoding MRVNSAYFIIVSGAVIFFYTALGGFYSVTYTDALQVVTTAVLLWLCVPSCVSNKAVGTVPPPHNDWIGTVASEDVSQLVDFFLMTALGGIPWQVYFQRVLGCQSAVEAKILSFMAAVGCIFLAVPPVIIGIAAKNTNFTAVGYHGSFQLSDEDGSKVLPVTISFLTSGLTSIFGLISIAAAVMSSADSSMLSAATMVTRNVYHCLIRPYATEMEVVIALRTMVCTLGAFATYMALSVRSVFELWTLCSDIAYVLLFPQLLCVFYFKETNAYGSVLAFTMSALFRCLCGEPTLNVPVFVKLPLYDPEAGQRFPFRFLCMALGLCTLILGSSLATTLFRRGWLPERFDVFRVYFVPPELALLMRKQSTVSIEGFPLPGADVDSPEAQPAALEPQQQPAVADQVGKKAQPSASESDQQQPSVADEGGKRPPGTRDRRPSAASRTGDVSERRGSSRRSSQAAPPAGKVATEAGTESRMSRRGSAYSGSRGSASQKAQRRKSVQSGASKSSE